Proteins found in one Pyxidicoccus trucidator genomic segment:
- the pilB gene encoding type IV-A pilus assembly ATPase PilB yields MSGRLGELLVRENLISVQQLRKAQEEQQKNGTRIGTALIKTGAIEESKLTDFLSKQYGVPAINLKDFDIDPEIIKLVPKEVAEKHLVIPVNRAGPSLIAAMCDPSNIFAVDDLKFLTGYNIETVVASEVSIREAIERYYAEKGPSLEDIVGDVGDDIEVAKEAEENIDEMAKAADDAPVVKLVNLILMDAIKKRASDIHIEPYEKDFRVRFRIDGVMYEVMRPPMKLRNAITSRLKIMASLDISERRLPQDGRIKIKIGGGKEMDFRVSVCPTLFGEKVVMRLLDKSNLQLDMTKLGFDAQPLAWFKEAIDRPYGMVLVTGPTGSGKTTTLYSALSSLNGIDTNICTAEDPVEFNFAGINQVQMHDDIGLNFAAALRSFLRQDPDIIMIGEIRDFETAEIGVKAALTGHLVLSTLHTNDAPGTVSRLLNMGIEPFLVTASLNLILAQRLARRLCPACKKPAEKVDEQALIDAGVPPDKIGTFTMYEKVGCRDCNDRGYRGRVAIYEVMPFWDGLKELVINGGSAAELKQEAIRLGMSSLRMSGLRKMMDGATTLEEVVGNTAPDRF; encoded by the coding sequence ATGTCCGGTCGACTCGGTGAACTGCTGGTTCGCGAGAACCTCATCTCCGTCCAGCAGCTGCGCAAGGCCCAGGAAGAGCAGCAGAAGAACGGCACGCGCATCGGCACCGCCCTCATCAAGACGGGCGCCATCGAGGAGTCGAAGCTCACCGACTTCCTCTCCAAGCAGTACGGCGTGCCGGCCATCAACCTGAAGGACTTCGACATCGACCCGGAGATCATCAAGCTCGTGCCCAAGGAAGTGGCCGAGAAGCACCTGGTGATCCCCGTCAACCGTGCCGGCCCGTCGCTCATCGCCGCCATGTGCGACCCGTCCAACATCTTCGCGGTGGACGACCTGAAGTTCCTCACCGGCTACAACATCGAGACGGTGGTCGCCTCCGAGGTCTCCATCCGCGAGGCCATCGAGCGCTACTACGCGGAGAAGGGCCCCTCCCTCGAGGACATCGTCGGTGACGTGGGCGACGACATCGAGGTCGCCAAGGAGGCCGAGGAGAACATCGACGAGATGGCCAAGGCCGCGGACGACGCGCCCGTGGTCAAGCTCGTCAACCTCATCCTCATGGACGCCATCAAGAAGCGCGCGTCCGACATCCACATCGAACCGTACGAGAAGGACTTCCGCGTCCGCTTCCGCATCGACGGTGTGATGTACGAGGTCATGCGCCCGCCCATGAAGCTGCGCAACGCGATTACGTCGCGTCTGAAGATCATGGCCTCGCTGGACATCTCCGAGCGGCGCCTGCCGCAGGACGGCCGCATCAAGATCAAGATCGGCGGCGGCAAGGAGATGGACTTCCGCGTGAGCGTGTGCCCCACGCTCTTCGGCGAGAAGGTCGTCATGCGTCTGCTCGACAAGAGCAACCTCCAGCTGGACATGACCAAGCTGGGCTTCGACGCGCAGCCGCTGGCCTGGTTCAAGGAGGCCATCGACCGGCCCTACGGCATGGTGCTGGTGACGGGCCCCACGGGCTCCGGCAAGACGACGACGCTGTACTCGGCGCTCTCCAGCCTCAACGGCATCGACACCAACATCTGCACCGCCGAGGACCCCGTCGAGTTCAACTTCGCCGGCATCAACCAGGTGCAGATGCATGACGACATCGGCCTGAACTTCGCCGCGGCCCTCCGCTCCTTCCTCCGCCAGGACCCGGACATCATCATGATTGGTGAGATCCGCGACTTCGAGACGGCGGAAATCGGCGTCAAGGCCGCGCTCACCGGCCACCTGGTGCTCTCCACGCTGCACACCAACGACGCCCCGGGCACGGTCAGCCGTCTGCTCAACATGGGCATCGAGCCGTTCCTCGTGACGGCCTCGCTCAACCTCATCCTCGCCCAGCGTCTGGCGCGCCGCCTGTGCCCCGCCTGCAAGAAGCCGGCGGAGAAGGTGGACGAGCAGGCCCTCATCGACGCCGGCGTCCCGCCGGACAAGATTGGCACCTTCACCATGTACGAGAAGGTCGGCTGCCGCGACTGCAATGACCGCGGCTACCGTGGCCGCGTCGCCATCTACGAGGTCATGCCCTTCTGGGACGGCCTCAAGGAGCTGGTCATCAACGGTGGCTCCGCCGCCGAGCTCAAGCAGGAGGCCATCCGCCTGGGCATGAGCAGCCTGCGCATGTCCGGCCTCAGGAAGATGATGGACGGCGCCACCACCCTGGAAGAAGTCGTCGGCAACACCGCCCCGGACCGCTTCTAG
- a CDS encoding type IV pilus twitching motility protein PilT, with amino-acid sequence MANLHQLLKAMVEKGASDLHVTTGSPPQLRVDGELVPLKTAPLTPVETKQLCYSILTDAQKHKFEEDNELDLSFGVKGLSRFRANIFMQRGAVAGAFRTIPFKILTFQELGLPPVVAELVKKPRGLILVTGPTGSGKSTTLASMIDKINTERHEHIMTIEDPIEYLHPHKNCLVNQREVGADTRNFKTALKYILRQDPDIVLVGELRDLETIEAALTIAETGHICYATLHTNSAVQTINRVLDVFPPYQQPQVRAQMSFVLEGVMSQALVAKAGGPGRILALEVMIPNPAIRNLIREDKVHQIYSSMQVGQAKFGMQTFNQALAALLLRRLISQDEAFGRSSDPEELRNILASGGQNLPGMPQQRPAGGAGGR; translated from the coding sequence GTGGCCAACCTGCACCAGCTCCTCAAGGCGATGGTCGAGAAGGGCGCTTCCGACCTCCACGTCACCACCGGCTCACCGCCGCAGCTTCGCGTCGACGGCGAGCTCGTCCCCTTGAAGACGGCGCCGCTGACCCCCGTGGAGACCAAGCAGCTCTGCTACTCCATCCTCACGGACGCCCAGAAGCACAAGTTCGAGGAGGACAACGAGCTGGACCTGTCCTTCGGCGTGAAGGGCCTGTCGCGCTTCCGCGCCAACATCTTCATGCAGCGTGGCGCGGTGGCCGGGGCCTTCCGAACCATTCCCTTCAAGATTCTGACGTTCCAGGAGCTGGGCCTGCCCCCGGTGGTCGCGGAGCTGGTGAAGAAGCCCCGCGGCCTCATCCTGGTGACGGGCCCCACGGGCTCGGGCAAGTCCACCACGCTGGCCTCGATGATCGACAAGATCAACACCGAGCGTCATGAGCACATCATGACCATCGAGGACCCCATCGAGTACCTGCACCCGCACAAGAACTGCCTCGTCAATCAGCGCGAGGTGGGTGCGGACACGCGGAACTTCAAGACGGCCCTCAAGTACATCCTCCGCCAGGACCCGGACATCGTGCTCGTCGGCGAGCTCCGTGACTTGGAGACGATTGAAGCGGCGCTCACCATCGCCGAGACGGGCCACATCTGCTACGCCACGCTACACACCAATAGCGCGGTGCAGACCATCAACCGCGTCCTCGACGTGTTCCCCCCGTACCAGCAGCCGCAGGTGCGCGCCCAGATGTCCTTCGTGCTCGAGGGCGTGATGAGCCAGGCGCTGGTGGCCAAGGCGGGCGGCCCGGGCCGCATCCTCGCGCTGGAGGTGATGATTCCCAACCCCGCCATCCGGAACCTCATCCGCGAGGACAAGGTCCATCAAATCTACTCGTCCATGCAGGTCGGCCAGGCCAAGTTCGGCATGCAGACCTTCAATCAGGCGCTGGCGGCGCTCCTCCTCCGCCGGCTCATCTCCCAGGATGAGGCCTTCGGCCGCTCCAGCGACCCGGAGGAGCTGCGCAACATCCTCGCCAGTGGTGGGCAGAACCTCCCGGGCATGCCCCAGCAGCGACCAGCCGGGGGAGCGGGCGGTCGTTAG
- a CDS encoding type II secretion system F family protein, which translates to MAAPAVQQKAVATKKNTSQFLWEAKTKGGETKKGEMEALDTEAVNARLKSLGLNPTKVRKKGALDGAITLPGIGGVTGKDILVFTRQFATMIDAGLPLVQCLDILASQMDNPAFKKVLFAIKGKVEQGSTFADALKEHPKVFDELYTQLCAAGEVGGILDSILNRLAAYREKNEKLKRKVKGAMTYPAIVILVAIGVTALLLLQVTPVFAKMFADFGSALPAPTQFVVDFSEAAQKYVFHAVGIITVLVVSFTWSYRQVRGRKFWDKVFLKMPLFGPVLRKVAVARFTRTLGTMLSSGVPILDALDVTAKTAGNRTVEEAIYYVRGKISEGKNIAGPLSETKVFPSMVVQMIGVGEATGAMDTMLNKIADFYDDEVDTAVSSLTAMIEPLLMVFLGGVVGGFLIAMYLPIFSIAGAIK; encoded by the coding sequence ATGGCAGCCCCAGCAGTGCAACAGAAGGCCGTAGCCACCAAGAAGAACACGTCCCAGTTCCTCTGGGAGGCGAAGACCAAAGGCGGAGAGACGAAGAAGGGCGAGATGGAGGCCTTGGACACCGAGGCCGTCAACGCGCGCCTCAAGTCCCTGGGCCTCAACCCGACCAAGGTGCGCAAGAAGGGCGCCCTGGACGGTGCCATCACCCTGCCGGGCATCGGCGGGGTGACGGGCAAGGACATCCTCGTCTTCACCCGTCAGTTCGCCACGATGATCGACGCCGGCCTCCCGCTGGTGCAGTGCCTCGACATCCTGGCGTCCCAGATGGACAACCCCGCCTTCAAGAAGGTGTTGTTCGCCATCAAGGGCAAGGTGGAGCAGGGCAGCACCTTCGCGGATGCGCTGAAGGAGCACCCCAAGGTCTTCGACGAGCTCTACACCCAGCTGTGCGCGGCCGGTGAGGTCGGCGGTATCCTCGACTCCATCCTCAACCGGCTCGCGGCCTACCGCGAGAAGAACGAGAAGCTCAAGCGCAAGGTCAAGGGCGCGATGACCTACCCGGCCATCGTCATCCTGGTGGCCATCGGCGTGACGGCGCTCCTCCTCCTCCAGGTGACGCCGGTGTTCGCGAAGATGTTCGCGGACTTCGGCTCCGCGCTGCCGGCCCCGACGCAGTTCGTGGTCGACTTCTCGGAGGCGGCGCAGAAGTACGTCTTCCATGCCGTCGGCATCATCACCGTGCTGGTGGTCTCCTTCACCTGGAGCTACCGCCAGGTCCGGGGCCGCAAGTTCTGGGACAAGGTCTTCCTGAAGATGCCGCTGTTCGGGCCCGTGCTCCGCAAGGTCGCCGTGGCGCGCTTCACCCGCACGCTGGGCACCATGCTCTCCTCGGGCGTGCCCATCCTCGACGCGCTGGACGTCACCGCGAAGACGGCCGGTAACCGCACGGTGGAAGAGGCCATCTACTACGTGCGCGGGAAGATCTCCGAGGGCAAGAACATCGCGGGTCCGCTGTCGGAGACCAAGGTGTTCCCCTCCATGGTGGTGCAGATGATTGGCGTCGGTGAGGCCACCGGCGCCATGGACACCATGCTCAACAAGATCGCCGACTTCTACGACGACGAGGTGGACACCGCCGTCAGCTCGCTCACGGCGATGATTGAGCCGTTGCTGATGGTGTTCCTCGGCGGCGTGGTCGGTGGCTTCCTCATCGCCATGTACCTGCCCATCTTCTCCATCGCCGGTGCCATCAAGTAG
- the trmB gene encoding tRNA (guanine(46)-N(7))-methyltransferase TrmB, with product MTRPRLLPEPVGLKFVTMERPPDWDAEFGYTGPLELEIGSGAGGHALEYCRRNPGVRFVAFEWRKKYARDTQARADKAGLRNLRVIEADARFVVPRIFEANSLAVVHLQFPDPWWKRSHAKRAVIQPAFAQLLLEKLAPGGRFDMRTDVQDRGEAMLAILESVGFQNPLGSGVFHPYEPEEVPSTRERRYLASGEPVYRARLVKPG from the coding sequence ATGACCCGCCCCCGCCTGCTGCCAGAGCCCGTCGGGCTCAAGTTCGTCACCATGGAGCGCCCCCCGGACTGGGACGCGGAGTTCGGCTACACCGGCCCGCTGGAGCTGGAGATTGGCTCCGGCGCCGGAGGCCACGCCCTGGAGTACTGTCGGCGCAACCCCGGGGTGCGCTTCGTCGCCTTCGAGTGGCGCAAGAAGTACGCGCGCGACACCCAGGCCCGCGCCGACAAGGCCGGCCTGCGCAACCTGCGCGTCATCGAGGCCGACGCCCGCTTCGTCGTGCCCCGCATCTTCGAGGCCAACTCCCTCGCCGTCGTCCACCTCCAGTTCCCGGACCCCTGGTGGAAGCGCTCCCACGCCAAGCGCGCGGTGATTCAGCCCGCCTTCGCCCAGCTGCTGCTGGAGAAGCTCGCCCCCGGCGGCCGCTTCGACATGCGCACCGACGTGCAGGACCGGGGCGAGGCCATGCTGGCCATCCTGGAATCCGTGGGTTTCCAGAACCCCCTGGGTTCAGGAGTGTTCCATCCTTATGAGCCGGAAGAGGTGCCCTCCACCCGGGAGCGGCGCTACCTGGCGAGCGGGGAGCCGGTCTACCGCGCACGGCTGGTGAAGCCCGGCTAA
- a CDS encoding bifunctional riboflavin kinase/FAD synthetase — protein sequence MKVFHSVAEAGRALAGQALALGNFDGVHVGHQALFSEARRHGEAAAFTFHPHPGKVLQPDLAPKLITLLPRKLELFGQCGLAAAVVQPFTRDYARTPPVDFEAGLFDALGVAHVVVGSDFTYGSARKGTVDTLREAAARRGAHVHVVAPVTVDGVVASSSRVREYILEGRVSAARRLLGRPFDLDGTVVAGAGRGRGIGFPTANVDTQNELRPAPGVYAIRVHLPGEPQGTWYAGAANIGVKPTFGGTEVTIEAHLLDFTGDLYGKELRVQFLERLRPEQRFGSVAELIGQIKRDVEAARTVIAGVGD from the coding sequence ATGAAGGTCTTCCACTCGGTGGCGGAGGCGGGCCGGGCGCTGGCCGGTCAGGCGCTCGCGCTGGGCAACTTCGACGGCGTCCACGTGGGCCACCAGGCCCTCTTCTCCGAGGCCCGCCGCCACGGCGAGGCCGCCGCCTTCACCTTCCATCCCCACCCCGGCAAGGTGCTCCAGCCGGACCTCGCCCCCAAGCTGATTACGCTGCTGCCCCGCAAGCTGGAGCTGTTCGGCCAGTGCGGCCTGGCCGCCGCGGTGGTGCAGCCCTTCACTCGGGACTACGCGCGCACGCCCCCCGTCGACTTCGAGGCCGGCCTCTTCGACGCGCTCGGCGTGGCGCACGTGGTGGTGGGCAGCGACTTCACCTACGGCTCGGCCCGCAAGGGCACCGTGGACACGCTGCGCGAGGCGGCCGCCCGGCGCGGGGCGCACGTGCATGTGGTGGCGCCCGTCACCGTGGACGGCGTCGTGGCCTCGTCCTCCCGCGTGCGCGAGTACATCCTCGAAGGCCGCGTGTCCGCCGCGCGGCGGCTGCTGGGCCGCCCGTTCGACCTGGACGGCACGGTGGTGGCCGGCGCGGGGCGGGGCAGGGGCATCGGCTTTCCCACCGCCAACGTGGACACGCAGAACGAGCTGCGCCCCGCACCCGGTGTCTACGCCATCCGCGTGCACCTGCCCGGAGAGCCCCAGGGCACCTGGTACGCGGGCGCCGCCAATATCGGTGTGAAGCCCACCTTCGGCGGCACCGAAGTCACCATTGAAGCCCACCTGCTGGACTTCACCGGCGACCTCTATGGCAAGGAGCTCCGGGTGCAGTTCTTGGAGCGGCTGCGCCCCGAGCAGCGCTTCGGCTCCGTCGCCGAGCTCATCGGGCAGATCAAACGCGACGTCGAGGCCGCCCGCACCGTCATCGCCGGTGTGGGTGACTGA
- a CDS encoding diguanylate cyclase, with amino-acid sequence MAEGERKRTLEVARRASPGGELSGRTVLIVDDDPAHVRHVREGLAPHGYLFKEANDGTQALSAIRQARPDLILMDVEMPGLGGVEVCRIVKANSGEDGFGFIPVILMTARQAAGKVEGLELGADDYLVKPFDMLELSARVKSMLRLKALQDALVEKNRELDRANKELAARREELLALSRTDALTGLFNRRYFEERLLEEFARSRRYGSPLSLVMLDIDHFKRINDTFGHPFGDQVLKAVAQTARSRLREVDLIARYGGEEFIALLPETSPADALRVCERVREAIESLALEHPGADGRTQEVRLTASLGVATVPSASLASAEALLLAADTSLYAAKGAGRNRVHQHAA; translated from the coding sequence ATGGCGGAGGGCGAACGGAAGAGGACGCTGGAGGTTGCTCGCCGCGCGTCACCCGGGGGCGAGCTCAGCGGCCGGACGGTGCTCATCGTGGACGACGACCCGGCGCACGTGCGGCATGTGCGCGAGGGGCTGGCGCCACACGGCTACCTCTTCAAGGAAGCGAATGACGGGACGCAGGCCCTGTCGGCCATCCGCCAGGCGCGGCCGGACCTCATCCTGATGGACGTGGAGATGCCGGGGCTGGGCGGGGTGGAGGTGTGCCGCATCGTCAAGGCGAACTCGGGGGAGGACGGCTTCGGCTTCATCCCGGTGATTCTGATGACGGCGCGGCAGGCGGCGGGGAAGGTGGAGGGGCTGGAGCTGGGGGCGGACGACTACCTGGTGAAGCCCTTCGACATGCTGGAGCTGTCGGCGCGGGTGAAGTCCATGCTGCGGCTGAAGGCGCTGCAGGACGCGCTGGTGGAGAAGAACCGGGAGCTGGACCGGGCCAACAAGGAGCTGGCGGCGCGGCGCGAGGAGCTGCTGGCGCTCAGCCGGACGGACGCGCTCACCGGGCTGTTCAACCGGCGCTACTTCGAGGAGCGACTGCTGGAGGAGTTCGCGCGCTCGCGGCGGTACGGCTCGCCGCTGTCGCTGGTGATGCTGGATATCGACCACTTCAAGCGCATCAATGACACCTTCGGGCACCCCTTCGGAGACCAGGTGCTGAAGGCGGTGGCGCAGACGGCGCGCTCGCGGCTGCGAGAAGTGGACCTGATTGCCCGGTACGGCGGCGAGGAGTTCATCGCCCTGCTGCCGGAGACGTCGCCGGCGGATGCGCTGCGGGTGTGCGAGCGCGTGCGCGAGGCGATTGAGTCGCTGGCGCTGGAGCACCCGGGCGCGGACGGGCGGACGCAGGAAGTGCGGCTGACGGCGTCGCTGGGGGTGGCCACGGTGCCCTCGGCCAGCCTGGCGAGCGCGGAGGCCCTGCTGCTGGCGGCGGACACCAGCCTCTATGCGGCCAAGGGAGCGGGCCGCAACCGCGTCCACCAGCACGCGGCGTGA
- a CDS encoding helicase C-terminal domain-containing protein, whose translation MGGAAELFTRHVFLDLETTGLDPRVDEVIELGCLFFEGGREVDRFARLYSASRPLPLTIRRLTGLTDADLAGRPRFGTDIAELRERLTGWTVVAHNAPFEKGFLPDLLGPIRAPVLDSCELMHYLHPELPSHSLESLLRWAGLALRQPHRALSDCEAVQSVLVHAMDRCIRDGRGDDVSDLLATLDPRPGADLRLAQADAGLADDAHGAFDYEEWPLVDLLSRLRTACRAVSVPLKLEAQGFLRGRPERRRAGGVSAPPEPDADAPVLPVRPDEVAAVLGAGGALERVSEGFVSRPAQLDVALAVARTLSDGGQVAVEAGTGTGKSLAYLAPAALFAARNGRKVGVAPHTKTLQDQLLEKDLPRLHRAMNGSFGYALLKGQTNYLCRRRALEATRVEPGMGHAARAPRAYLRAYMRRSGEGDLDRLSHWFRERFPAMYGLVPAVRSEAATTLGEKCPHFHKCFYHSAVAQAREADVLVINQSLAFAWPARYPKLDHLVLDEAHEVEDVATTALAVELSDLAFQRLTERLHGRDGRRGLFAELRRALGGARAESRTLMGEVEDGLRRLLDEARGLGAGVLALCEPAATAVGEDPDEGAYAPELRVTEAVRALPAWEPVRDGLEAVRGALQALHTLLAVRVLAALPELAARMPALERELSGATTELGELAVLAGELSGEAAPGRCYAATAEPKRQRWSVGAQPVDVSGYVSRDFAASKRSLVLASATLGTGDNVPFVLRRLGLDGRGEQPAPKLVRAPSPFRLREQALVVLVTDAPRAHEEAFVEWAALRISGLAQTMGGRVLGLFASTRRMERVGAEVRSRLEPLGIEVMRQSRGHSRSLAARQERDTGTVLLGTKSFWQGVDIPGRGVGCVFIDKLPLEPALRPLVAAREEPLARNGGEYMGFLQYRLPRALLLLRQGVGRLIRSTTDRGVVILADPGHPSYRAHLMNALDGYRVEALPWAQARLRIHGVLKETGLTVELDPARSWG comes from the coding sequence ATGGGCGGCGCGGCGGAGCTCTTCACCCGGCATGTCTTTCTCGACCTCGAGACCACGGGGCTGGACCCACGTGTGGACGAGGTCATCGAGCTGGGCTGCCTCTTCTTTGAAGGTGGGCGGGAAGTGGACCGCTTCGCGCGCCTGTACTCGGCGTCGCGGCCCCTGCCCCTCACCATCCGCCGGCTGACGGGCCTGACGGACGCGGACCTCGCGGGCCGGCCCCGCTTCGGCACCGACATCGCGGAGCTGCGCGAGCGGCTCACCGGGTGGACGGTGGTGGCGCACAACGCGCCCTTCGAGAAGGGCTTCCTGCCCGACTTGCTGGGCCCCATCCGCGCCCCGGTGCTCGACTCGTGCGAGCTGATGCACTACCTGCACCCGGAGCTGCCCAGCCACTCGCTGGAGTCGCTGCTGCGCTGGGCGGGGCTGGCCCTGCGCCAGCCGCACCGGGCCCTGTCGGACTGCGAGGCGGTGCAGTCCGTGCTGGTGCACGCCATGGACCGCTGCATCCGCGACGGCCGGGGTGACGACGTTTCGGATCTGCTCGCCACGCTGGACCCGCGCCCGGGCGCGGACCTGCGGCTGGCGCAGGCGGACGCGGGCCTGGCAGACGACGCGCACGGCGCCTTCGACTACGAGGAGTGGCCGCTGGTGGACCTGCTGTCGCGGCTCCGCACGGCGTGCCGCGCGGTGTCCGTGCCGCTGAAGCTGGAGGCCCAGGGCTTCCTGCGCGGGCGGCCGGAGCGGAGGCGCGCGGGAGGCGTATCGGCCCCGCCCGAGCCGGACGCGGACGCGCCGGTGCTGCCGGTGCGCCCGGACGAGGTGGCGGCGGTGCTGGGCGCCGGTGGCGCGCTGGAGCGCGTGAGCGAGGGGTTCGTCAGCCGGCCCGCGCAGCTGGACGTGGCGCTGGCGGTGGCACGCACGCTGTCGGACGGCGGGCAGGTGGCGGTGGAGGCCGGGACGGGCACGGGCAAGTCGCTGGCGTACCTGGCGCCCGCGGCCCTCTTCGCCGCGCGCAACGGGCGCAAGGTGGGCGTGGCGCCGCACACGAAGACGCTGCAGGACCAGTTGCTGGAGAAGGACCTGCCCCGGCTGCACCGGGCCATGAACGGGTCCTTCGGCTACGCCCTGCTGAAGGGGCAGACGAACTACCTGTGCCGCCGCCGCGCGCTGGAGGCCACGCGGGTGGAGCCGGGCATGGGCCACGCCGCGCGCGCGCCGCGGGCCTACCTGCGCGCGTACATGCGCCGCAGTGGCGAGGGCGACCTGGACCGGCTGAGTCACTGGTTCCGCGAGCGCTTCCCGGCGATGTACGGACTGGTGCCGGCGGTGCGCTCGGAGGCGGCGACGACGCTGGGCGAGAAGTGCCCGCACTTCCACAAGTGCTTCTACCACTCGGCGGTGGCGCAGGCCCGCGAGGCGGACGTGCTGGTCATCAACCAGTCCCTCGCCTTCGCCTGGCCCGCGCGCTACCCGAAGCTGGACCACCTGGTGCTGGACGAGGCGCACGAGGTGGAGGACGTCGCCACCACCGCGCTGGCCGTGGAGTTGTCGGACCTGGCCTTCCAGCGCCTCACGGAGCGGCTGCATGGGCGGGACGGACGGCGCGGCCTCTTCGCCGAGCTGCGGCGGGCCCTGGGCGGCGCGCGGGCGGAGTCACGCACGCTGATGGGCGAGGTGGAGGACGGGCTGCGCCGGCTGCTGGACGAAGCGCGCGGCCTGGGCGCGGGCGTGCTGGCGCTGTGCGAGCCGGCGGCCACGGCCGTGGGCGAGGACCCGGACGAGGGCGCGTACGCGCCGGAGCTGCGGGTGACGGAGGCCGTGCGCGCCCTGCCCGCCTGGGAGCCGGTGCGAGACGGGCTGGAGGCGGTGCGCGGCGCGCTCCAGGCGTTGCACACGCTGCTGGCGGTACGGGTGCTGGCGGCCCTGCCGGAGCTCGCGGCGCGGATGCCGGCGCTGGAGCGCGAGCTGTCCGGGGCCACCACGGAGCTGGGCGAATTGGCGGTGCTGGCGGGAGAGCTGTCCGGCGAGGCCGCGCCGGGGCGATGCTACGCGGCCACGGCGGAGCCGAAGCGGCAGCGCTGGAGCGTGGGCGCGCAGCCGGTGGACGTGTCCGGGTACGTGTCGCGCGACTTCGCCGCGAGCAAGCGCTCACTGGTGCTGGCCTCGGCCACGCTGGGCACGGGGGACAACGTTCCCTTCGTGCTGCGGCGGCTCGGGCTGGACGGGCGCGGCGAGCAGCCGGCACCGAAGCTGGTGCGGGCGCCCTCCCCCTTCCGGCTGCGGGAGCAGGCGCTGGTGGTGCTCGTCACCGACGCGCCGCGCGCGCACGAGGAGGCCTTCGTCGAGTGGGCCGCGCTCCGGATTTCGGGGCTGGCGCAGACCATGGGCGGGCGCGTGCTGGGGCTGTTCGCGTCCACACGGCGCATGGAGCGCGTGGGGGCGGAGGTGCGCTCGCGCCTGGAGCCGCTCGGGATTGAAGTGATGCGGCAGTCGCGCGGGCACAGCCGCTCGCTGGCGGCACGGCAGGAGCGCGACACGGGCACGGTGCTGCTGGGCACCAAGAGCTTCTGGCAGGGTGTGGACATCCCCGGCCGGGGCGTGGGCTGCGTGTTCATCGACAAGCTTCCGCTGGAGCCCGCGCTGCGCCCGCTGGTGGCCGCGCGCGAGGAGCCGCTGGCCCGCAACGGCGGCGAGTACATGGGCTTCCTCCAGTACCGGCTGCCCCGGGCGCTGCTGCTGCTGCGCCAGGGCGTGGGCCGGCTCATCCGCTCCACCACGGACCGGGGCGTCGTCATCCTCGCGGACCCGGGCCACCCCAGCTACCGCGCGCACTTGATGAACGCGCTCGATGGCTACCGCGTGGAGGCACTCCCGTGGGCCCAGGCGCGCCTGCGCATCCATGGCGTGCTCAAGGAGACCGGGCTCACCGTGGAGCTGGACCCCGCGCGCTCCTGGGGCTGA
- a CDS encoding cupredoxin domain-containing protein, with amino-acid sequence MRRFISRIIKPWLALAATAAMVGATQQGCTKDPGASAKAPEAAAAPAAPAANEKREGGVRVVELSVTEKGYEPSPVNLKKGEPVKLVVTRKTEQTCATEVVMDGYDINTPLPLNQPVEIAFTPKESGKLVYGCAMGKMISGVFMVD; translated from the coding sequence ATGCGCCGCTTCATCTCCCGCATCATCAAGCCCTGGCTCGCCCTGGCCGCGACGGCCGCCATGGTGGGCGCCACGCAGCAGGGCTGCACCAAGGACCCAGGGGCCTCCGCGAAGGCGCCGGAGGCCGCTGCGGCTCCCGCGGCTCCCGCTGCCAATGAGAAGCGCGAGGGCGGGGTGCGCGTGGTGGAGCTGTCCGTGACGGAGAAGGGCTACGAGCCCAGCCCCGTGAATCTGAAGAAGGGCGAGCCGGTGAAGCTCGTGGTGACGCGCAAGACGGAGCAGACGTGCGCCACCGAGGTCGTCATGGACGGCTACGACATCAACACCCCGCTGCCGCTGAACCAGCCGGTGGAAATCGCCTTCACTCCCAAGGAGTCCGGCAAGCTCGTCTACGGCTGCGCCATGGGGAAGATGATTTCCGGCGTGTTCATGGTGGACTGA